The following are from one region of the Candidatus Polarisedimenticolaceae bacterium genome:
- a CDS encoding protein kinase yields the protein MSLSPGTKLGPYVIESPLGAGGMGEVYRAKDTRLGRDVAVKILPAHLSQNPEVRERFEREARAISSLNHPHICTLYDIGREGDADYFVMELLDGESLATRLERGPVKLDEALKIAGQIADGLAAAHRQGIVHRDLKPGNIVLTKAGAKILDFGVAKLKEEQVVDMATRTTPLTSMGAMVGTVQYMAPEQLEGKPVDQRADLFAFGALLYEMVTGQRAFPGQSQASVIASILTTEPRPVSEVIPTSPAALDRVIKTCLAKDPEERWHGAGDLARELKWIAEGKPDPVAKAKRGSSREKVAWSAAMAFLLAAVVLAFRSPTRAEKAIPTTRFSVVPSQGTLEGPPVVSPDGRFIAYVLNPEAGNPGLWLHSLETGDAKPLNGTEGARQPFWSPDGKWIAFFAQGRLKKVALTGEPPVKICDAADARGGTWGSGGDILFSPTAASGLFRVSAAGGTPAVLTRNDASAGEQSHRMPTFLPDGKHYLYTASGSSDRGGVYWATLGDDKRKRLLPDITGAKYDERGYLVFRRGGALMAQGFDPDRGELRGDAAVIAADVGTDPQITAADRFSISRDGTLALRKGASEQMRLTWMDRTGKALGMVAPEHSLFEPAFSPDETHLAAGGTLAGATEGAVWIVDLRPGGQISRLTFGKREAETANFAPDGRSVVFSEPTEKGFSLARKSTDGTGEEETLVVAQHPIWADGVSPDGKFVICEQYEPETGSDLYLLRLDGSHEMVPYRKTANNETHATFSPDGRYVAYVSDEQGIADIFVETVPASGSRWQVSTGGGDQPAWRADGKALYYMNINRMLTEVEIKSTSPLTLGAQHPLFRLVVPTVSLTGPRTFFAVTRSADRFVVNTLVGDQGKPGFDVALNWEPPVAAK from the coding sequence ATGAGCCTCTCCCCCGGAACGAAGCTCGGGCCCTACGTGATCGAGTCGCCGCTCGGCGCGGGCGGGATGGGCGAGGTCTACCGGGCGAAGGACACGCGCCTCGGGCGCGACGTCGCGGTGAAGATCCTCCCCGCGCACCTGTCGCAGAACCCCGAGGTGCGCGAGCGCTTCGAGCGCGAGGCGCGCGCGATCTCGTCCCTGAACCATCCGCACATCTGCACGCTCTACGACATCGGCCGGGAAGGCGATGCCGATTACTTCGTCATGGAGCTGCTCGACGGCGAGTCGCTCGCGACGCGTCTCGAGCGAGGGCCGGTCAAGCTCGACGAAGCACTGAAGATCGCGGGGCAGATCGCCGACGGCCTCGCCGCCGCGCACCGGCAGGGGATCGTCCACCGCGACCTCAAGCCCGGGAACATCGTGCTCACGAAGGCCGGAGCCAAGATCCTTGACTTCGGCGTCGCGAAGCTCAAGGAAGAGCAGGTCGTCGACATGGCGACCCGCACCACGCCGCTCACGTCGATGGGCGCGATGGTCGGCACCGTGCAATACATGGCGCCGGAGCAGCTCGAGGGGAAGCCGGTCGATCAGCGTGCCGATCTCTTCGCCTTCGGCGCGCTCCTCTACGAGATGGTCACCGGCCAGCGCGCCTTCCCTGGCCAGAGCCAGGCGAGCGTCATCGCGTCGATCCTCACGACCGAGCCGCGACCCGTGTCGGAGGTCATCCCGACGTCCCCCGCCGCGCTCGACCGCGTCATCAAGACTTGCCTCGCGAAAGACCCGGAAGAGCGCTGGCACGGCGCCGGCGATCTCGCGCGCGAGCTGAAGTGGATCGCCGAAGGAAAGCCCGATCCCGTCGCGAAGGCGAAGCGCGGAAGCAGTCGCGAGAAGGTCGCATGGTCGGCCGCGATGGCCTTTCTTCTCGCGGCCGTCGTTCTCGCGTTCCGTTCGCCGACACGCGCCGAGAAGGCGATCCCGACGACGCGCTTCTCGGTCGTCCCGTCGCAGGGGACGCTCGAAGGGCCGCCGGTCGTGTCGCCGGACGGGCGCTTCATCGCCTACGTGCTCAATCCAGAGGCCGGCAACCCAGGGCTCTGGCTACATTCCCTCGAGACGGGCGACGCCAAGCCGCTCAACGGAACGGAAGGCGCACGCCAGCCGTTCTGGTCGCCGGACGGCAAGTGGATCGCCTTCTTCGCTCAGGGCCGGCTCAAGAAGGTGGCGCTCACCGGCGAGCCGCCGGTCAAGATCTGCGACGCCGCCGACGCGCGCGGGGGGACCTGGGGATCCGGGGGCGACATCCTCTTCTCGCCGACCGCCGCCTCGGGTCTCTTTCGCGTGAGCGCGGCAGGCGGTACCCCAGCCGTTCTCACCAGGAACGACGCGTCGGCGGGAGAGCAGAGCCACCGCATGCCGACCTTCCTGCCGGACGGCAAGCACTACCTTTACACCGCGAGCGGATCGAGCGACCGCGGCGGCGTCTACTGGGCGACTCTCGGCGACGACAAACGAAAGCGCCTCCTCCCCGACATCACGGGGGCGAAGTACGACGAGCGCGGCTACCTCGTCTTCCGTCGCGGCGGCGCGCTCATGGCCCAGGGGTTCGATCCGGACCGCGGCGAGCTTCGCGGCGACGCCGCGGTCATCGCAGCGGACGTGGGTACGGATCCGCAGATCACCGCCGCCGACCGGTTCTCGATCTCCCGCGACGGCACGCTCGCGCTCAGGAAGGGCGCGAGCGAGCAGATGCGGCTGACGTGGATGGATCGCACGGGGAAAGCGCTCGGCATGGTTGCTCCGGAACACTCCCTCTTCGAGCCGGCGTTCTCGCCCGATGAGACTCACCTCGCGGCCGGCGGCACGCTCGCGGGCGCCACCGAAGGAGCCGTCTGGATCGTCGACCTCCGCCCCGGCGGACAGATCTCCCGCCTGACGTTCGGCAAGCGGGAGGCCGAAACGGCGAACTTCGCTCCCGATGGCCGCTCCGTCGTCTTCTCGGAACCGACCGAGAAAGGATTCTCGCTCGCGCGCAAGTCCACGGACGGCACCGGCGAGGAGGAAACGCTCGTCGTCGCGCAGCATCCGATCTGGGCGGACGGCGTGTCGCCCGACGGCAAGTTCGTCATCTGCGAGCAATACGAGCCCGAGACGGGAAGCGACCTCTACCTGCTGCGTCTCGACGGCTCGCACGAGATGGTCCCTTACAGGAAGACGGCCAACAACGAGACCCATGCGACGTTCTCGCCCGACGGCCGCTACGTCGCCTACGTGTCCGATGAACAGGGGATCGCCGACATCTTCGTCGAGACGGTGCCCGCGTCCGGTAGCCGCTGGCAAGTGTCCACCGGCGGCGGCGACCAGCCGGCGTGGCGCGCCGACGGCAAGGCGCTCTACTACATGAACATCAATCGCATGCTGACCGAGGTCGAGATCAAGAGCACCTCGCCTCTCACGCTCGGCGCGCAGCATCCGCTCTTTCGCCTCGTGGTGCCCACGGTCTCGCTCACCGGCCCGCGCACCTTCTTCGCGGTCACGCGATCCGCCGATCGCTTCGTGGTCAACACGCTCGTCGGCGACCAGGGGAAACCGGGGTTCGACGTGGCCCTCAACTGGGAGCCCCCGGTGGCGGCGAAGTAG
- the acs gene encoding acetate--CoA ligase, protein MDRQQDGIWTPPRSVVDQAHVKDYDKLRDEAGRDLEKFWEQRAKTLEWFAPWKKVLDASKAPFYQWFVGGKTNIVHNAIDRHLKTATRNKLAFIWEGEDGTVKTYSYHRLNREVCQFAAVLRSMGVKKGDRVTIYLPRIPELPIAMLACAKIGAVHSVVYGGFSVEALHGRIEDSESKVVVTADGGYMRGKIVPLKQIADEAAKRTGVVEHMIVVKRTGENVPMEPERDYYYHELAALPGARRSGNEPTEVMDAEDPLFMLYTSGTTGKPKAILHTHGGYQVGVSTTLEYCLDIKPDDRYWCAADPGWITGHSYIVYGPLMLGATSIIYEGAPTHPYPDRWWKIVETYGVNILYTAPTAIRGLMRFGDSWPNRRDLSSLRLLGSVGEPINPEAWRWYHRVVGKDRCPIIDTWWQTETGMFMIAPVPSFPLKPGSGTKPFPGIKAEVLDEDGEPVKAGEEGKLVITTPWPAMMRTIYKDPERYVKQYWSTFPGKYFTGDSARIDADGYFWIIGRVDDVIKVSGYRLGTAEIESALVSHSAVSEAAAIGIPHDVKGNVIYSYVMLKAGQQPSPELAQALVEHVGHEVGPIARPEKVEFVAALPKTRSGKIMRRVLKARAQGLPEGDLSTLEE, encoded by the coding sequence ATGGACAGACAGCAAGACGGAATCTGGACCCCGCCTCGATCGGTCGTCGATCAGGCCCACGTCAAGGACTACGACAAGCTCCGCGACGAGGCCGGTCGCGATCTCGAAAAATTCTGGGAGCAGCGTGCGAAGACGCTCGAGTGGTTCGCTCCCTGGAAGAAGGTGCTCGACGCGTCCAAGGCTCCCTTCTATCAGTGGTTCGTCGGCGGGAAGACGAACATCGTCCACAACGCGATCGACCGTCACCTCAAGACCGCCACGAGGAACAAGCTCGCCTTCATCTGGGAGGGTGAGGACGGGACGGTCAAGACGTACTCGTACCACCGGCTGAACCGCGAAGTCTGCCAGTTCGCTGCCGTGCTGCGGAGCATGGGCGTCAAGAAGGGCGACCGGGTCACGATCTACCTGCCCCGTATCCCCGAGCTTCCGATCGCGATGCTCGCCTGCGCGAAGATCGGCGCGGTGCACTCGGTCGTCTACGGCGGGTTCTCGGTCGAGGCGCTCCACGGCCGCATCGAGGACTCGGAGTCGAAGGTCGTCGTCACGGCGGACGGCGGCTACATGCGCGGCAAGATCGTGCCGCTGAAGCAGATCGCCGACGAGGCGGCGAAGCGGACCGGCGTCGTCGAGCACATGATCGTGGTCAAGCGCACCGGCGAGAACGTCCCGATGGAGCCCGAGCGCGATTACTACTACCACGAGCTGGCCGCGCTCCCCGGAGCGCGCCGGTCCGGGAACGAGCCGACCGAGGTCATGGACGCGGAAGATCCGCTCTTCATGCTCTACACCTCGGGCACGACGGGAAAGCCGAAGGCGATCCTCCACACGCATGGCGGCTACCAGGTCGGCGTCTCGACGACGCTCGAGTACTGCCTCGACATCAAGCCGGACGACCGTTACTGGTGCGCCGCCGATCCCGGTTGGATCACGGGGCACAGCTACATCGTCTACGGGCCGCTCATGCTCGGTGCCACGTCGATCATCTACGAAGGCGCGCCGACGCACCCGTACCCCGACCGGTGGTGGAAGATCGTCGAGACGTACGGCGTCAACATCCTCTACACCGCGCCGACGGCGATCCGCGGCCTCATGCGCTTCGGCGACTCGTGGCCCAACCGGCGCGATCTCTCGTCGCTTCGCCTCCTGGGCTCGGTGGGCGAGCCGATCAACCCCGAAGCGTGGCGCTGGTATCACCGCGTCGTCGGAAAGGATCGGTGTCCCATCATCGACACGTGGTGGCAGACGGAAACCGGCATGTTCATGATCGCGCCGGTCCCGTCGTTCCCCTTGAAGCCGGGATCCGGAACCAAGCCGTTCCCCGGGATCAAGGCCGAAGTCCTCGACGAAGACGGCGAGCCGGTGAAGGCCGGCGAGGAAGGCAAGCTCGTCATCACGACGCCGTGGCCGGCCATGATGCGCACGATCTACAAGGACCCCGAACGCTACGTGAAGCAGTACTGGTCGACGTTTCCCGGCAAGTACTTCACCGGCGACTCGGCGCGCATCGACGCCGACGGCTACTTCTGGATCATCGGCCGCGTCGACGACGTCATCAAGGTCTCCGGCTACCGCCTCGGCACCGCCGAGATCGAGTCGGCCCTCGTCAGCCACAGCGCCGTCTCGGAGGCCGCCGCCATCGGCATCCCGCACGACGTGAAAGGCAACGTCATCTACAGCTACGTCATGCTCAAGGCCGGCCAGCAGCCGTCGCCCGAGCTCGCGCAAGCGCTCGTCGAGCACGTCGGCCACGAGGTCGGCCCGATCGCGCGCCCCGAGAAGGTCGAGTTCGTCGCCGCGCTCCCGAAGACGCGCTCCGGCAAGATCATGCGACGCGTGCTCAAGGCACGGGCGCAGGGACTGCCGGAAGGCGATCTGTCCACGCTCGAGGAGTAG
- a CDS encoding DUF4440 domain-containing protein, protein MCKALLILCFIPWSEHDASANPTAAQSAIESFNKSLDSATRHMDNAAVLALWEDDGVSLLPSTPPIVGKTAIGKFLNDVTAQYPGGRMEKFEMECHDIVVSGDWASEWCTEHQRVLFPGGKPPFEGWGKMLFVLHRSAGVRWRIKEEMWNAAVAPPAASH, encoded by the coding sequence TTGTGTAAGGCACTCCTGATTCTCTGCTTCATCCCCTGGAGCGAGCACGACGCTTCGGCGAACCCGACCGCTGCGCAGTCGGCGATCGAATCCTTCAACAAGTCACTCGACTCGGCGACCAGACACATGGACAACGCCGCCGTCTTGGCGCTTTGGGAAGACGACGGGGTCAGCCTTCTTCCCTCGACCCCACCAATCGTCGGCAAGACGGCCATCGGCAAGTTCCTGAACGACGTCACCGCGCAATACCCGGGCGGTCGCATGGAGAAATTCGAGATGGAGTGCCACGACATCGTAGTCTCCGGCGACTGGGCGTCGGAGTGGTGCACCGAGCATCAGCGGGTGCTGTTCCCCGGCGGCAAACCACCGTTCGAAGGTTGGGGAAAGATGCTGTTCGTCCTCCATCGCAGCGCAGGCGTCCGGTGGCGAATCAAAGAGGAAATGTGGAACGCGGCTGTAGCTCCACCGGCTGCTTCCCACTGA
- a CDS encoding YwiC-like family protein — protein sequence MPIPAPPPLPNEHGAWTMVSIPIVLGLCATHAASLPAWSTGAATFLAFLAHYAIVPWAARTRVGKPSPPGYAVRRIAWGVVYLAGSVACFAPALLVSQAQSAVLPIAATSAGLAAVYAAASIVGAGRMLFFEILGMGGMALVAPMMAAAAGHPVSDAIFAPAYLALSYFLSSVAFVRTYDGVKRHERPAIARCLAAQAAIVLGLIVVARLGGLVPLWWLSWLPIVGRSALGVARPPANLRALGVREAWVAVAFTLIAASVVVWSDCTLPRPPAG from the coding sequence ATGCCGATTCCAGCGCCGCCTCCCCTACCGAACGAGCACGGCGCCTGGACGATGGTGTCGATTCCGATCGTGCTCGGCCTGTGCGCCACCCACGCGGCGTCCCTTCCCGCATGGTCGACGGGGGCGGCGACGTTCCTCGCCTTCCTTGCGCACTACGCGATCGTGCCGTGGGCCGCGCGTACGCGCGTGGGGAAGCCCTCGCCTCCCGGCTACGCGGTGCGACGAATCGCGTGGGGCGTCGTCTACCTGGCCGGGTCGGTCGCGTGCTTCGCGCCGGCTCTGCTCGTCTCGCAAGCGCAGTCCGCGGTTCTGCCGATCGCCGCGACCTCCGCCGGCCTCGCCGCCGTCTACGCCGCCGCCTCGATCGTGGGCGCCGGCAGGATGCTCTTCTTCGAGATTCTGGGGATGGGCGGCATGGCGCTGGTCGCGCCGATGATGGCGGCGGCCGCCGGTCATCCCGTCTCCGACGCGATCTTCGCGCCGGCCTACCTGGCGCTCTCCTACTTCCTCTCGTCGGTGGCGTTCGTTCGCACTTACGACGGCGTGAAGCGGCACGAGCGGCCGGCGATCGCGCGGTGCCTCGCAGCGCAAGCGGCGATCGTCCTCGGCCTCATCGTCGTCGCCCGGCTCGGCGGCCTCGTTCCGCTCTGGTGGCTCTCGTGGCTGCCGATCGTGGGACGGTCCGCTCTCGGTGTTGCGCGACCCCCAGCGAATCTCCGCGCGCTCGGTGTGCGCGAGGCCTGGGTTGCGGTCGCCTTCACGCTCATCGCAGCCTCTGTCGTCGTCTGGTCGGACTGCACTCTCCCTCGACCGCCGGCAGGCTAG
- a CDS encoding penicillin-binding transpeptidase domain-containing protein, which yields MSKVIWTVVVVLAVTAGSRAAAAEPEFKAIFAGRDGCFELYDLAANKVIVRSDAAQCARRTTPASTFKVPLALMAFDAGILQDENSFMKWDGTHYPRDPWNQDQTATTWMQNSVVWYSQRLTPKLGMAKVKDYLARFDYGNRDMSGGLTRAWLSSSLQISPDEQVRFWVKFWREELPVSKHAFAMTKKITFVDTSPAGWVLNGKTGSGDVTGKPTLWIGWYVGHVEREGKQYVFVTRYVDVRPSPDERPSGFIAREMSKTILAQLGLY from the coding sequence ATGTCGAAGGTGATCTGGACCGTTGTCGTTGTCTTGGCGGTGACGGCGGGGTCTCGAGCGGCCGCCGCGGAGCCGGAGTTCAAGGCGATCTTCGCGGGCCGCGACGGATGCTTCGAGTTGTACGACCTCGCCGCGAACAAAGTCATCGTGCGCTCCGACGCGGCGCAGTGCGCGCGGCGGACGACGCCGGCCTCGACCTTCAAGGTGCCGTTGGCGCTCATGGCATTCGATGCAGGCATTCTCCAGGACGAAAATTCGTTCATGAAGTGGGACGGGACGCACTATCCCCGCGACCCCTGGAATCAAGACCAGACGGCGACGACCTGGATGCAGAACTCCGTGGTCTGGTACTCACAGCGCCTCACGCCGAAGCTCGGGATGGCCAAGGTCAAGGACTACCTCGCCCGCTTCGACTACGGGAACCGCGACATGTCGGGAGGACTGACGCGCGCCTGGCTCAGCTCGTCGCTCCAGATCTCGCCCGACGAGCAGGTTCGGTTCTGGGTGAAGTTCTGGCGCGAGGAGCTACCGGTCTCGAAGCACGCCTTCGCCATGACGAAGAAGATCACCTTCGTCGACACGTCGCCCGCTGGCTGGGTGTTGAACGGGAAGACCGGCTCGGGTGACGTCACGGGTAAGCCGACGCTCTGGATCGGCTGGTACGTCGGCCACGTGGAGCGCGAGGGCAAGCAGTACGTGTTCGTCACGCGCTACGTCGACGTGCGGCCATCGCCCGACGAGCGCCCGTCCGGCTTCATTGCGCGCGAGATGTCGAAGACGATCCTCGCGCAGCTCGGACTCTACTGA
- a CDS encoding TRAP transporter TatT component family protein, whose product MLRTSTAIVFCALLAPSVGLAADLTPDAAYDLAARPLFTKGPPPEADQLAAARKVIEAQAKAEPKEAKWVYALGRIADVEGGRAQGDERKAKRKEALEQFEKAAELKPGDADYQYWIGSASFDHIDDVNLLSQMSLASKGRKAFEKAIELDPSHVAARVGLATFYIEAPSIAGGSPEKAKVQAEGLLTLPGKRGEFQGRMVLARLAGDAKKWDEMLTQLRAAETAGGDGADPMVALRSEASLLLTEKKDAEAAAPIVERYRQAAPTDDISSLFLTAELARLQGRCADAVPKYDQVLAKVEGAKGSRWGAAVCKDQLGQKEAARLDYAEFLNRFPNDDRVKDAKAALKRLQ is encoded by the coding sequence ATGCTCAGAACATCCACCGCGATCGTCTTCTGTGCCTTGCTGGCGCCCTCGGTCGGGCTTGCCGCCGATCTTACGCCCGACGCGGCGTACGACCTGGCGGCGCGGCCTCTCTTCACGAAGGGCCCGCCTCCCGAAGCGGACCAGCTCGCGGCCGCGCGCAAGGTCATCGAGGCGCAGGCGAAAGCGGAGCCGAAGGAAGCGAAGTGGGTGTATGCGCTGGGTCGCATCGCGGACGTGGAAGGCGGCCGGGCGCAAGGCGACGAACGCAAGGCCAAGCGCAAGGAAGCGCTCGAGCAGTTCGAGAAGGCGGCCGAGCTGAAGCCGGGCGACGCGGACTATCAATATTGGATCGGCTCGGCGTCGTTCGATCACATCGACGACGTCAACTTGCTCTCGCAGATGTCTCTGGCATCGAAGGGGCGGAAGGCGTTCGAGAAGGCGATCGAGCTCGATCCGAGCCATGTGGCCGCGCGCGTCGGCTTGGCGACGTTCTACATCGAAGCGCCGTCGATCGCGGGAGGGAGTCCGGAAAAGGCGAAAGTGCAGGCCGAGGGGCTCTTGACCCTTCCCGGCAAGCGCGGCGAATTCCAGGGCCGGATGGTGTTGGCGCGTCTCGCGGGGGACGCGAAGAAGTGGGATGAGATGCTGACGCAGCTCAGGGCCGCCGAGACGGCGGGCGGCGACGGCGCCGACCCGATGGTCGCGCTCCGGAGTGAGGCGAGCCTCCTCTTGACTGAGAAGAAAGACGCGGAGGCAGCGGCACCGATCGTCGAGCGCTACAGGCAGGCCGCGCCGACGGACGACATCAGCTCCTTATTTCTCACCGCGGAGCTCGCGCGCCTGCAGGGTCGGTGCGCGGACGCGGTGCCGAAGTACGACCAGGTCTTGGCGAAGGTCGAAGGCGCCAAGGGCTCGCGCTGGGGCGCCGCCGTCTGCAAGGACCAGCTCGGCCAGAAGGAGGCCGCGCGGCTGGACTACGCCGAGTTCTTGAATCGGTTCCCGAACGACGATCGCGTCAAGGATGCTAAGGCCGCTTTGAAGCGCCTTCAGTAG
- a CDS encoding gluconokinase, with protein sequence MTSRPVIVVMGVSGSGKSSVGALLAERLGVPFEEGDALHPAANVAKMAAGRPLDDDDRWPWLDAIGAWVAARVADGTGGVVSCSALRRVYRERLAAAGGSAIRFVYLRASEATIAARLSHRVGHFMPAALLPSQFATLEEPSQDEGVTTVNTDGLTIDEVVTEVVASLRGPS encoded by the coding sequence GTGACCTCTCGTCCCGTCATCGTCGTCATGGGCGTCTCCGGAAGTGGGAAGTCGTCCGTCGGCGCGTTGCTCGCGGAGCGGCTCGGCGTGCCGTTCGAGGAAGGGGACGCGCTCCATCCGGCGGCGAACGTCGCGAAGATGGCGGCGGGGCGCCCGCTCGACGATGACGACCGATGGCCGTGGCTGGACGCGATCGGCGCGTGGGTCGCGGCCCGGGTCGCCGACGGAACGGGAGGGGTGGTGTCATGCTCGGCGCTCCGGCGCGTCTACCGTGAGCGGCTCGCTGCGGCGGGTGGGAGCGCGATTCGCTTCGTCTACCTGCGGGCGAGCGAGGCGACGATCGCGGCGCGCCTCTCGCATCGGGTCGGGCACTTCATGCCGGCGGCGCTCCTGCCGAGCCAGTTCGCGACGCTCGAGGAGCCGTCCCAAGATGAAGGCGTGACGACCGTCAACACCGATGGGCTCACGATCGACGAGGTGGTCACCGAGGTTGTTGCGTCGCTCCGTGGACCGTCCTGA
- a CDS encoding VOC family protein translates to MPFQVRHSIPLIHVEDVGRSITFYEEFGFRVMNLHPGPGEGPVTWAWIESDAAQLMLAKASGPLVRDSQAVLLYLYCDDVSGAKAALEEAGIRTGEIRSPFYSPQGEFPVVDPDGYTLMVTHT, encoded by the coding sequence ATGCCCTTCCAGGTTCGACACAGCATTCCGCTCATCCACGTCGAGGATGTCGGGCGCTCGATCACGTTCTATGAGGAGTTCGGCTTCCGCGTCATGAACCTCCACCCGGGGCCGGGTGAGGGGCCGGTGACATGGGCGTGGATCGAGAGCGACGCAGCGCAGCTCATGCTCGCGAAGGCGTCGGGGCCCCTCGTCCGCGATTCGCAGGCGGTCCTCCTTTACCTCTACTGCGACGACGTGTCGGGGGCGAAGGCGGCCCTCGAGGAGGCGGGGATCAGGACCGGAGAGATCCGTTCTCCGTTTTACTCGCCGCAGGGCGAATTCCCGGTCGTCGATCCCGACGGCTACACGCTCATGGTGACGCACACATGA
- a CDS encoding PQQ-dependent sugar dehydrogenase has product MSRSWLGLGIAAVMTVASSGRAATPPAGFQDTQIVDGTSATGANTPTAVAYEPGTGALFVTEQGDGTSSGTARVRRRDVNGNVTTAVTISCVDSVNERGLLGIAVDPDYTTAGHRYVYLYFTRHVDDPGGACAFQGLPAGGYNNVVRYTESGGALTGQQVLLVGPHLGANNHDGGALRFAADKTLFISMGDNATASQPLPAARDLNDLRGKILRINRDGSIPASNPYYGQSGKRGEIWAWGLRNPFRMSFDSQSGRLYIADVGEDTYEEVDIGVSGGDFGWPCFEANAAYLPCTPPPTADIKPIYYYGHGSQTPPVSGDTIIGGPVYRAAAFPAAYRNRYFFGDWAAGWIRSAAVGPNGGLSDVQMFMPDASSVVDIVVSPAGCLTWVNNSGQGVHNACSGAIVADWDGSGRVDGIDLAALGRAFGAAIGDPRYDATLDFTQDGVIDGDDLAVLASEFGLSVGG; this is encoded by the coding sequence ATGTCGCGTTCCTGGCTGGGGCTCGGGATCGCAGCCGTCATGACGGTGGCATCGTCCGGTCGCGCCGCCACTCCGCCGGCCGGCTTCCAGGACACCCAGATCGTCGATGGGACTTCCGCGACCGGCGCGAACACGCCCACCGCCGTGGCCTACGAGCCGGGTACGGGAGCGCTGTTCGTCACCGAGCAAGGTGACGGTACGTCCAGCGGCACCGCGCGCGTGCGCCGTCGCGACGTCAACGGCAACGTCACGACCGCCGTCACGATCTCGTGCGTCGACAGCGTCAACGAGCGGGGCCTCCTCGGCATCGCCGTCGATCCTGACTACACGACGGCGGGGCACCGGTACGTCTACCTCTACTTCACGCGCCACGTCGACGATCCCGGAGGGGCGTGCGCCTTCCAGGGCCTGCCGGCGGGCGGCTACAACAACGTCGTGCGTTACACGGAGAGCGGCGGAGCCCTGACCGGCCAGCAGGTGCTCCTCGTCGGCCCTCACCTCGGCGCGAACAACCACGACGGCGGGGCGCTGCGCTTCGCCGCGGACAAGACGCTGTTCATCTCGATGGGCGACAACGCGACCGCGTCGCAGCCGCTGCCGGCGGCGCGCGACCTGAACGATCTTCGCGGCAAGATCCTGAGGATCAACCGCGACGGCTCGATCCCGGCCTCGAACCCGTACTACGGTCAGTCCGGCAAGCGCGGCGAGATCTGGGCGTGGGGCCTCCGCAACCCGTTCCGGATGTCGTTCGATTCGCAGTCGGGACGGCTGTACATCGCGGACGTCGGCGAGGACACGTACGAAGAGGTCGACATCGGCGTTTCGGGCGGCGATTTCGGATGGCCGTGCTTCGAAGCGAACGCGGCGTACCTACCGTGCACGCCGCCGCCCACCGCCGACATCAAGCCGATCTACTACTACGGTCACGGCTCACAGACGCCGCCGGTGTCGGGCGACACGATCATCGGCGGCCCGGTCTATCGCGCGGCCGCGTTCCCCGCGGCGTATCGCAACCGGTACTTCTTCGGTGATTGGGCTGCCGGTTGGATCCGTAGCGCCGCGGTAGGGCCGAACGGAGGCCTGTCCGACGTCCAGATGTTCATGCCGGACGCGAGCAGCGTCGTCGACATCGTCGTGTCGCCGGCGGGATGCCTGACCTGGGTCAACAACTCCGGCCAGGGCGTGCACAACGCTTGCTCCGGCGCGATCGTCGCGGACTGGGACGGGTCGGGGCGCGTCGACGGCATCGACCTCGCCGCCCTCGGACGCGCTTTCGGCGCGGCGATCGGAGATCCGAGATACGACGCGACCCTCGATTTCACGCAGGACGGAGTGATCGACGGTGACGACCTCGCCGTCCTCGCGTCCGAGTTCGGACTCTCGGTCGGCGGCTAG
- the lexA gene encoding transcriptional repressor LexA, which produces MGRTPAGQTREKVFRFVRDRLAAGQPPTVREVMEAFDFRSPQTAREHLDALVEEGRLGKEPGVARGFRLPGRGEPPTVMVPLLGRVPAGPLDTAVEDLEGHLPVQTRRAPGDLFSLRVRGDSMKDAGIFDGDVVVVRRQPRADSGEIVVALVGDEATVKRLRIKRGRIELHPENDAYAPIVPEPGEVKVLGKVVEVRRILE; this is translated from the coding sequence ATGGGACGCACGCCGGCCGGCCAGACACGCGAGAAGGTCTTCCGGTTCGTTCGCGACCGGTTGGCGGCGGGGCAGCCGCCGACGGTGCGTGAGGTCATGGAGGCCTTCGACTTCCGGTCGCCTCAGACCGCGCGCGAGCACCTGGACGCCCTCGTCGAAGAAGGAAGGCTCGGAAAAGAGCCGGGGGTCGCGCGCGGCTTCCGCCTTCCCGGGCGGGGTGAGCCGCCGACGGTCATGGTCCCCCTCCTGGGGCGCGTGCCCGCCGGTCCCCTCGACACCGCCGTGGAAGATCTCGAAGGGCATCTCCCCGTGCAGACGCGCCGGGCCCCGGGCGATCTCTTCAGCCTGCGCGTGCGCGGGGACAGCATGAAAGACGCCGGCATCTTCGACGGCGACGTCGTCGTCGTGCGCCGTCAGCCGCGCGCCGACTCCGGCGAGATCGTCGTCGCCCTCGTCGGCGACGAAGCCACGGTCAAGCGCCTCCGCATCAAGCGCGGCCGCATCGAGCTTCATCCCGAGAACGACGCCTACGCGCCGATCGTGCCGGAGCCGGGCGAAGTGAAGGTCCTCGGCAAGGTGGTGGAAGTGCGGAGAATCTTGGAGTGA